CACGCGCAACCATTGGGTTTGCGCCCCCCACGCCGTGTCGATCCGCACTTCCTCGGGGTCGATCAAGTTGGCGTAGTCGGTGTGGGAGCGACGCAGGACGGGCGCCAGGGTCTGTCCGGGATGGGCACCCTTCGAACGGAAGCTCAAGCGCAGATTCTGTCCACTCTTGACCGGGATCGGGATTCCCGAATTGACCAGGGGCCCTTTGGCCAGTTCCGCGGGACCGTACCGCACCTGCAGGCATTTGCCGCTGCCGCATGGGCTTCCCGATTCGATCGACAGGGCCGCGTCGTTGGGCCATGAAACCCATGTCCGCGAGGCCGAATCGAATCCGTAGTTGCTCAACAATTCCGGACCCAGCAAGGGGTGGTTGCGTCCGATGCGTTCCAGATCCGTTACCAGTCGTCCGTCCTTGTGGCACAGGACCCTCAAGCCCCGGTCGGAGCAGACCGTGTTTCCCCTCCAGTCGGCTGGACTGGTGGTCTGGGCGCCGAGGGAAATCTGCGACTCGAGTTGGCCGTTTCGAGACACGATGGTGTTGCCTTCGATCCGGTTGGCTTTCATGTCCTCCGTCCCCGCGTTCCCGTCCCGCTGCATCAGGATCTGGGCGGCCCGGTTTCCGTACAGCACGTTGCCGACGATGGCATTGCGCTGGTTGTTGTGCAGAAAGACACCGCTCTTGCTTCCGGACACCACGTTGCTGTCCACGAGGATATCGTGCGAACCGTCGTCGAGGTAGATCCCCTGGGCCGCGTCGTAGTGTTTCGCCCATCCGGACGGCGCTCCGATCGCATCGCTCAGGATGTTCCTGCGCACCACGCTGCCGGCGGATCCCGCATTGGCGTAGTTGCCCGTGATGGTGTAGATGCCCCCGCAATCGTCGATGGTCATGCACGACTTGGAAATGACGTTTTCCCGGATGGAATCGAGCCTTCCGAAAAACGAGATCCCGCAATACCCGGAGGAATCCACCGTGTTGTTGGCGATCACCGACGAGTCGCCGTTCAGGACGATCCCATGCCCCGTGCAGCAACCCGGCCCCATGCCATCGGGACCGAAATTTTCCTTCTGAGCTGTCTTCCTGACCGTATTGCCCTCGATGCGGTGTCCCGATCCATGGCCCACCACCGCGTTTTCGGAGGCGCCGACCACCGTGTTGCGTAGGATTTTGTCTCCATGCCCGGAGTAATCGATCGCGAATTGCCCGGGGTAGGCGATCTCGCAATTTTCGATGCGCACGTTGGAGCCCGATGTCAGGATGGCCGTCTTGGTGGTCGCGAAGACCTTGATCCCCTCCACCACCAGGTTCGAATACCCGCCGAGATGGATGCCGAACTCCCGGATGGCGGCTTCCAAGCCGGCATCGGAGGGCGAGCCGGGCAAGGACCAGTGGAGAATGCTGTCTTGGAGGGAAAACCACCAGGCCCTTTTGCTTCCGGACAGGAGCGCCGGATGGTTACCCATGTAGAACCGGACGCTGTCGGGAAGCTCCATGGCACCGGCGAAGGAGATCCGTCCCCCTTGGCTCGTGCGCACGCGAAGAGTCCCCAATCCCCACATCGACGCGCGGACATGGACGGAGGCGCCGACCCAATCCTTGCCCGCCAAGGAGGCGGAGGTCAGCGCGCTGTCGCCTTCGAAGGAAGACGCCACGAGCCATCCCGTATCGGGGAAGCGGGACAACGGGACGGGCTGCCCCTGGACGTACAAACCTTTCACGATTCCCAGCACCTTGGCCTGGTGCTCCACGGCTCCGCCACCGACCACGGGTTGCGAACCCCGGATCTCCGGACGACGAGATCCCGCCCCGTAGGAGCCGACAACGATCTGCTGGGACTCGGATCCGGAGGCGCCCAGACGAAGAGTTTCACGCCAAATTCCGTCCCGTTCCAGCAGGATGGAATCTCCCGGCTTGAGGGACACGGATCCGAGTTTCGAAAGGGACTTCCAGGGAGTGGTTTCCGAGGCCGCCTCCAGAGCGGAACGGGAATCGTCGCCTGCGGGAGAAAATCGATAGGTGGAAGCGCTCGCAACCAACACGAGCGGGAAGAAAACCATCGCCATGGTTCGACGGAAGGTGGGGCTGTTGGATTCCATGGATATCTCCGGAGAAACCGGTGGGAACGGTTGCGAATGGTTTCCCAAGAATACTCTTCCGGCACCCTTCACCCAATCAAGACTTCAGGACAATGCGGAACCTACCGAACACGCCCGCTCGCGGGATTGTTCCAGACTGCCGCAGCCTGGGCATCGGCCACACCTCGCCTTTGGTCGTGAGCGCTTGGTTTCCGCCAGCTCCTACACACCAATGACCGAAGTCTTCCCGACCAACGCCAGAATCCCCTCTCCAGGCCTGGAAATGCTCCCACCAGGCGACCGGCGCGCTCAGGGCGAGGACTTGATGGTCAATTGGGTGGCGAAGGTGTCGGTGCGGCCCTCGCACTGGGTTCCAAATTCCCCGGCCACCCAGCGAAAGGTCACGTTGGCCGCGGCCTTGGTCGGGGTTCCCGTCAGGATCTGTCCATCGAACCGGAATCCGTATTCGGAACCCTTCGCGGTATCCACCAGGGTGACCCATTGCTCCGGATCGAGCCTCATCGCCTGGGAATACGCCACGCCCACCACCGCATCGGGAAGGACGCGATCATCGGCCCCGAAGGTCCCCCGGTCGTCGCATCCGTACGGGTCTTCGATGGGATTGGTGCAACCGGCCAGAAAGCCTGCCACCAAGCAACACAAGAGGGCAGGTCCGTGCATCGCGTCGCGTCTGTTCATCCTGTTTTCCTTTCGAGATCATCCCAGCGCCGTGTGCAGAGAAGGCACCAGGGCGAGTGGGCCGAGATCCGACGAGAGGTGTTGGGAATCATGGTGGGTCTCCACTCGAAATGGCGATCTTCCCTTTGTGATCAACGATCCAGCAGCAGATGAGGAACACAGCGCCCGGATCCGCACCCATCCCGGCTGGAACAACCGAATGATGGCGAGGAAGGAGAAATCATGCCACGGCCTCGTCCACTCTCGACCAGCCCCAGAACTGGTAATGTCCGTACCGCTCGGAGATCCTGAATTTCTGGGAGCAACGCGTGCAGGTGGCGCAATAATAGTCCACCCAAGGGTCTTCGAGAAACACGGTCTGGTCGATACGAAGCACGCCCTCCTCCACGAAATCCATGGGATTCATGCAATTATGAAGTCCGAGCAACCTGCAAGGACAAGCGGAGCCACGAGCATGGAAATCAAGGGTGTCGAGGGCTGCGCTGAGAAACCTGGAATTGGGAGCGAAACCACCTCCCAGGTCGATCCCCCTGGTGAGCTCCTGAATACGTCCCCGGTGCGCCAGGAGGGGAAGGATTTCCTCCCTGTGTTGGCCACGGGCAACGATCTCGCAAGCCGCCTCCCAGATCTGAAAGGCATCGAAGGATCCCATTCGACGAAAAATGTCCGTGCAAGCCCGATTGTGGTGGGCCTCCATGATCTCCAAGAACTTGGCGCGACTCTTCTCCCTGCCTTCCAACGGATGGTGGGAGAAGAATGTGACTTGGGAAACCTGCAGCCTCGGCAGCATTTCCTTCCGGACCAGGCTCATGGCCTGTTGGATCAGGTCCTCCGCCCCAACCTGGTAGATTCTCCCGGACCTTCCGTGATTGCCCAAAGTCATGTTCCAGACAAAGCCATCCGAGGACGGCTCCGGGCTGTATCCGAAAACCGCCCCTGCATCATCGGCATCGGGATAGCAGCCATCGAAAAAGCCGATGCGACGACCGGCCAATCCGAGGATGGACAGCAATTGCCGAAATTCGGAGATCTTCACCCATTTGCTGATGCCAACGAATTCGACACCAGACTCCTCGATCCAGGAAAAATGCGAATAGCCCGAGAGGTATTCTCTCATGGCCGACTCCGGCGAGTCACTCGATGGATGTGGATGGCTCATTTCGTGGATGGTCCTCGGATTCGGTGGCCCCACCTCGAAAGGGGGCGACGAAGGTTCGCTTCTGTTTGCCTTACGTACCAAGGTCCGAGATAGGGATCGTAGGGAAGGCAAGGTCGGGACATTCCATCCCCAGGCTTCCCCAAAAATTTACCTCAAATCGCCCCCGATCCAAAGGCGACTCCCGCGCACCTCTGGCGAGGGGATCAGATCGGCTGCCCTCCGATCTGGCCAAGATATCCCCCCACCGGGCGATCGAACCTAACGCACGTCGTCACCTGAGCTTGGTGGTCAAAAACGTGCGGCCAGATCCGAGGTGTTCCACCACGAGGATCGTTTCCTTGGTGGCGAGGCGAGAGACTTCGGAAAGGCTTTCGATTCGACCACTCCAAAGCAGTCGCCCGGAGACATTGCGCACCTGAACATCGCCAGGCCAAAAGACATCCTTGTTTTGCAACGAGAGAGGATTGCGGTCCACCGAGGCTGTTGGTTCGGGGATCCCCCGCAAAGCCCAGGTCTGGTTTCCACCCGCGAAGATCTCCTTGGCCTTGAAACCCAAGGGAATGACTTGCTGGACGTTTCTTCCCCAGACGACCACCGTGCCATCCTTCCTCAGAGCAGCCGAGTGGAACGGTCCAGCTACAATGCTCACTACATCCTTAAGCCCGACGGGAACATCGCACTGACCGACCGTATTGTAACCCCAAGTCACCACCGTTCCATCCTTTTTCAGGACCACGCTGTGGTAGTACCCCGCGGCAACGGCAATGGCATCCGCAAGCGTCAGCCGAACTCTCGGAAGGTCCTCCTCCTTGCTCCCCCAGGCCGCAACGGTTCCGTCTGATTTCACGGCCAGCGCATGTCTGGATCCAGCCGCGATCGCGGTCACGTTCTTCAGGCCAGCTGGAACCTCCGTTTCGCCATAAGAATTGTCTCCCCAGGCCACCACCGTGCCATCCGCCTGGAGCGCCAAGGCGAAATTGTTGCCCACGGAAAGCTCTACCACTGTGGACAATCCGCTGGGCACCGCGGCCGCTAAGTCGGGAAGAATTCCCAGAGCCACAACCGTACCGTCCTGTCTTAGCGCGTAGGAACGATTGTGCCCGCCCACAACCGCTTTTACCCGAGGTTGCGCCGCAGGAAGAAAGTTGAACTCACCCGCCAACCAAGTCGCGACGGATCCGTCTTTTTTCAGGACAGCTCCACGGCTGTCCGTGACGGTTATCGCGATCGCATCGACAAGAATTCCCGCTGGCAACGTCGGGTTTTGTCCCCAGGCGACAACGGTGCCGTCTCCCTGCAAAGCGACCGATCCGTAGTCGCCTGCTGCGATGGAAACGACCTTTTCCAATCCTTTGGGCACGTTCGCCTGCCCGTATGTATTTCCACCCCAGGCCACCACCGTACCGTCCGCTTTCAAAGCGAGCCCGTGAGCCGATCCTGCGGAGATCGCCACCACACCCCGT
This DNA window, taken from Fibrobacterota bacterium, encodes the following:
- a CDS encoding right-handed parallel beta-helix repeat-containing protein; the protein is MESNSPTFRRTMAMVFFPLVLVASASTYRFSPAGDDSRSALEAASETTPWKSLSKLGSVSLKPGDSILLERDGIWRETLRLGASGSESQQIVVGSYGAGSRRPEIRGSQPVVGGGAVEHQAKVLGIVKGLYVQGQPVPLSRFPDTGWLVASSFEGDSALTSASLAGKDWVGASVHVRASMWGLGTLRVRTSQGGRISFAGAMELPDSVRFYMGNHPALLSGSKRAWWFSLQDSILHWSLPGSPSDAGLEAAIREFGIHLGGYSNLVVEGIKVFATTKTAILTSGSNVRIENCEIAYPGQFAIDYSGHGDKILRNTVVGASENAVVGHGSGHRIEGNTVRKTAQKENFGPDGMGPGCCTGHGIVLNGDSSVIANNTVDSSGYCGISFFGRLDSIRENVISKSCMTIDDCGGIYTITGNYANAGSAGSVVRRNILSDAIGAPSGWAKHYDAAQGIYLDDGSHDILVDSNVVSGSKSGVFLHNNQRNAIVGNVLYGNRAAQILMQRDGNAGTEDMKANRIEGNTIVSRNGQLESQISLGAQTTSPADWRGNTVCSDRGLRVLCHKDGRLVTDLERIGRNHPLLGPELLSNYGFDSASRTWVSWPNDAALSIESGSPCGSGKCLQVRYGPAELAKGPLVNSGIPIPVKSGQNLRLSFRSKGAHPGQTLAPVLRRSHTDYANLIDPEEVRIDTAWGAQTQWLRVQTTEERSRLDFHVGPGDSAFWLDDVSLREIPESTLANLAGSRLFSNPGATGSHVDLQGVWIDPAGNRVSSLDLAPKAAAVLFAFDGGSSVDAGFRRRSDAPLRVVRESGTWRIEGLGASATIRDVHGRRIADIVPDAGGVARWAPASGRGVHWVVARGKAVSFFIDR